A single genomic interval of Rhizobium leguminosarum bv. trifolii WSM1325 harbors:
- a CDS encoding uroporphyrin-III C-methyltransferase (TIGRFAM: uroporphyrin-III C-methyltransferase~PFAM: Uroporphyrin-III C/tetrapyrrole (Corrin/Porphyrin) methyltransferase~KEGG: ret:RHE_CH02484 uroporphyrin-III C-methyltransferase protein): MIDAAFSHLPVLEPGSVWLVGAGPGDPGLLTLLAAKGLFEADVIVHDALVNEECLALARPETLVEYAGKRGGKPSAKQRDISLRLVELARAGKRVLRLKGGDPFVFGRGGEEALTLAEHNIPFRIVPGITAGIGGLAYAGIPVTHRDINHAVTFLTGHDSSGIVPDRINWEAIGQGSPVIVMYMAMKHIGEISARLIAAGRLPSEPVAFVCNAATGRQQVLETTLGEATEAVAVSGLEPPAVVVVGEVVRLRASLDWLGALAGRRLQPDPFRRSGKVRA, translated from the coding sequence ATGATCGATGCCGCATTCTCCCATCTTCCGGTGCTTGAGCCGGGCAGCGTCTGGCTCGTCGGCGCCGGTCCCGGCGATCCCGGGCTTTTGACGCTGCTCGCCGCCAAGGGGCTTTTCGAGGCCGACGTCATCGTCCACGACGCGCTGGTCAACGAGGAATGCCTGGCGCTGGCGCGGCCGGAAACGCTGGTGGAATATGCCGGTAAGCGCGGCGGTAAGCCTTCGGCGAAACAGCGCGACATTTCGTTGCGGCTGGTGGAGCTGGCGCGCGCCGGCAAGCGGGTGCTGCGGCTGAAGGGCGGCGATCCTTTCGTGTTCGGGCGCGGCGGTGAGGAGGCGTTGACGCTGGCCGAACACAACATTCCCTTCCGCATCGTGCCCGGCATCACCGCCGGTATCGGCGGACTCGCCTATGCCGGCATCCCGGTGACGCATCGCGACATCAACCATGCCGTGACCTTCCTTACAGGCCATGATTCGTCCGGCATCGTGCCCGACAGGATCAACTGGGAGGCGATTGGCCAGGGCTCGCCCGTCATCGTCATGTACATGGCGATGAAGCATATCGGCGAGATCAGCGCCCGGCTGATCGCCGCAGGCCGGCTGCCGTCGGAGCCCGTTGCCTTCGTCTGCAATGCTGCCACTGGCCGGCAGCAGGTGCTGGAAACGACGCTCGGGGAGGCGACTGAGGCCGTCGCTGTCTCCGGGCTGGAGCCGCCGGCGGTGGTCGTCGTCGGTGAGGTGGTCCGGCTCCGAGCTTCACTCGACTGGCTTGGTGCGCTCGCGGGGCGGCGCCTGCAACCCGATCCATTCCGCCGGTCCGGCAAGGTGCGGGCATGA
- a CDS encoding Inosine/uridine-preferring nucleoside hydrolase (PFAM: Inosine/uridine-preferring nucleoside hydrolase~KEGG: ret:RHE_CH02485 inosine-uridine preferring nucleoside hydrolase protein), which produces MHKVIYDTDPGVDDAMALLFLHRHPEIDLLGITTVFGNASVETTTRNALFLKREWNIAAPVSKGASVTIDSARAERPWPAMVHGENGLGDIDVPETIDLPLDPRPAHRFIIDTVRAHPGEVRLVAVGRMTNLALALKEDPEIATLAKDVVIMGGNFYVPGNVSPVAEANIHGDPEAADIVMTAPWKVAVIGLDVTAITTMSRSYLGEMAARGDKAVKQLDALSQSYIDFYKHAVEDGMMVHDSCACVYVVVPELFSSISGAVRVVCGGIADGQTIVRPDGRRFPPDGAWDGLPSQVVCTGIESEKVLDLIRNTLLAA; this is translated from the coding sequence ATGCACAAGGTCATCTACGACACTGACCCTGGCGTCGATGACGCCATGGCGCTTCTGTTTCTGCATCGTCATCCCGAAATCGACCTCCTCGGCATCACCACGGTCTTCGGCAACGCCTCGGTCGAGACGACGACGCGCAATGCGCTCTTCCTCAAGCGCGAATGGAATATTGCGGCACCCGTTTCCAAAGGCGCCAGCGTCACCATCGATTCCGCGCGCGCGGAGCGGCCGTGGCCGGCCATGGTGCATGGCGAGAACGGCCTCGGCGATATCGATGTGCCCGAGACGATCGACCTGCCGCTCGATCCGCGCCCGGCGCATCGCTTTATCATCGACACGGTGCGCGCTCATCCGGGCGAAGTGCGACTCGTCGCCGTTGGCCGAATGACCAATCTGGCGCTGGCGCTGAAGGAAGATCCCGAGATTGCGACGCTGGCCAAGGACGTCGTCATCATGGGCGGCAATTTCTATGTGCCGGGCAATGTCTCGCCGGTCGCCGAGGCCAATATCCACGGTGATCCCGAAGCTGCCGACATCGTCATGACCGCGCCCTGGAAGGTCGCCGTCATCGGCCTCGACGTCACCGCGATCACCACGATGAGCCGCAGCTATCTCGGCGAGATGGCGGCTAGGGGTGACAAGGCGGTGAAGCAGCTCGACGCACTCTCGCAGTCCTACATCGATTTCTACAAGCACGCGGTCGAAGACGGCATGATGGTGCATGACAGTTGCGCCTGCGTCTATGTCGTGGTGCCGGAGCTGTTCTCGTCGATATCGGGGGCGGTGCGCGTCGTCTGCGGCGGCATCGCCGATGGTCAGACGATCGTCAGGCCGGATGGGCGGCGTTTTCCGCCTGACGGCGCTTGGGATGGCCTGCCGAGCCAGGTCGTCTGCACCGGTATTGAATCGGAGAAGGTCCTCGACCTCATCCGCAACACGCTGCTTGCAGCCTGA
- a CDS encoding putative precorrin-3B C17-methyltransferase protein (KEGG: rec:RHECIAT_CH0002589 probable precorrin-3B C17-methyltransferase protein), which yields MTVSMSDISFDTARRHVLGLGCERGTPPAEMLALAIEALDAVAISAAELTAIASIDSRRLEPAILAVAAHFSVPAVFFGALRLEEETPRLANPSAIVFARVGCHGVSEAAALAAAGPDAELAVAKIKSAHATAAVARSGLQKA from the coding sequence TTGACGGTTTCCATGAGCGATATCTCTTTCGATACGGCGAGGCGCCACGTGCTCGGGCTCGGCTGCGAGCGCGGCACGCCGCCTGCCGAGATGCTGGCGCTTGCGATCGAGGCGCTCGACGCAGTCGCTATAAGCGCGGCGGAACTCACAGCCATTGCCTCGATCGACAGCCGAAGACTGGAGCCCGCGATCCTTGCCGTTGCCGCGCATTTTTCCGTGCCCGCCGTGTTTTTCGGCGCGCTGCGGCTCGAGGAGGAGACGCCGCGACTGGCGAATCCTTCCGCGATCGTCTTTGCCCGCGTCGGCTGCCATGGGGTCTCCGAGGCAGCTGCGCTGGCGGCTGCGGGGCCGGATGCCGAGCTTGCTGTCGCCAAGATCAAATCTGCACATGCGACGGCGGCAGTTGCCCGCAGCGGGTTGCAGAAAGCCTAG
- a CDS encoding cob(I)alamin adenosyltransferase (KEGG: ret:RHE_CH02488 cob(I)yrinic acid a,c-diamide adenosyltransferase~TIGRFAM: cob(I)alamin adenosyltransferase~PFAM: ATP:corrinoid adenosyltransferase BtuR/CobO/CobP): MSDETTNAEIGEAGSGKDDARHAEKMAKKKAARDKIMATKTDGKGLIIVHTGKGKGKSSSAFGMIFRHIAHGKPSAVVQFIKGAMWTGERDLIEKHFSDLCQFHTMGEGFTWETQDRARDVAAASAAWEKAKELIRDERNSMVLLDEINIALRYDYLDINEVVAFLKSEKPHMTHVVLTGRNAKEELIEIADLVTEMELVKHPFRSGIKGQPGVEF, encoded by the coding sequence ATGAGCGACGAGACCACGAACGCCGAGATCGGAGAAGCCGGGAGCGGCAAGGACGATGCGCGCCACGCCGAGAAGATGGCGAAGAAGAAGGCCGCGCGCGACAAGATCATGGCCACCAAGACGGATGGCAAGGGGCTGATCATCGTCCATACCGGCAAGGGCAAGGGCAAGTCCTCGTCTGCCTTTGGGATGATCTTCCGCCACATCGCCCATGGCAAGCCGTCTGCCGTCGTGCAGTTCATCAAGGGCGCGATGTGGACCGGCGAGCGAGACCTGATCGAGAAGCATTTCTCCGATCTCTGCCAGTTCCACACGATGGGCGAGGGATTCACCTGGGAAACGCAGGACCGTGCCCGCGATGTCGCCGCAGCCTCTGCCGCCTGGGAAAAGGCCAAGGAACTGATCCGCGACGAGCGCAATTCCATGGTGCTGCTCGACGAGATCAATATCGCGTTGCGTTACGACTATCTCGACATCAACGAAGTCGTCGCCTTTCTGAAGAGCGAGAAGCCCCATATGACGCATGTCGTGCTGACGGGGCGCAACGCCAAGGAAGAATTGATCGAAATCGCCGATCTGGTGACCGAGATGGAACTCGTCAAACACCCCTTCCGCTCCGGCATCAAGGGTCAACCGGGCGTGGAGTTCTGA
- a CDS encoding cobaltochelatase, CobN subunit (KEGG: ret:RHE_CH02489 cobaltochelatase~TIGRFAM: cobaltochelatase, CobN subunit~PFAM: CobN/magnesium chelatase) — protein sequence MHLLLAQQGTISDGEEAIDLGQTPGDILFLSAADSELAAIATAHRERRAGPSLRLASLLSLKHPMSVDTYVERTVRHAKLIIVRALGGASYFHYALEALHAAAARAGALIAVLPGDARPDAGLVPFSNVDLDDLNALWAYLIEGGDANARAFLDYAEAMLSGAEKPAPAVPLMKAGIWWPGRGLIGVEEWRRIVASLQGAPLGVAPPSVLPDISPTRGEIRDERSRSISSAEGTVSSNVSFVRSPSDLPISPLVGEMSGRTEGGTTNSTQQASPIVAISFYRALVQSGETGPIEALIEALVTLGLRPLPVFAYSLKDPVSTGILESVFSTLKPDVVINTTGFAVSAPGADRQATVLEANEAIVLQAILSASSREAWAASSQGLSARDLGMNVALPEVDGRVLARAISFKTAARYDAAVETNIVASEPDTGRVRYTAELAANWARLRKTSAHDRRIALVMANYPNRDGRLGNGVGLDTPAGTTEVLKAMRAVGYPVAEIPADGDALIRHLMEGPTNSGSDGKIIRETLSLSLYNSFLESLPDKIQDEVRARWGNPQDDPYFREGVFALPFARFGEVLVGIQPARGYNIDPKESYHSPDLVPPHGYLAFYAFLRREFGAHAIIHMGKHGNLEWLPGKALALSETCYPEAILGPLPHLYPFIVNDPGEGTQAKRRTAAVIIDHLTPPLTRAESYGPLKDLEALVDEYYEASGGDPRRIRLLSRQILELVADIGLDRDAGIAKGESEGEALKKLDAYLCDLKEMQIRDGLHVFGVSPEGRLLTDLTVALARVPRGLGEGGDASLHRAIAADAGLGGGMRGIPPSVLPDISPTRGEIGDERPRLISCVAGAASSNGSFSGSPSDLPISPLVGEMSGRTEGGASIFDPLNTEMAAPWTGPRPAILADILDAPWRTNGDTVERIELLAAKFVSGEMECPTLWSQTRCVLSEIETRLKPSILACGPAEIAGLLAGLDGRFVAPGPSGAPTRGRPDVLPTGRNFYSVDSRAVPTPAAYELGKKSAELLVRRYVQDHGEWPVSFGLTAWGTSNMRTGGDDIAQALALIGVKPLWDMSSRRVTGYEIIPPAMLGRPRVDVTLRISGFFRDAFPEQIALFDKAIRAVGALEEDEADNPIAVRMRGEAARLAAAGLDEVSAKRRAGYRVFGSKPGAYGAGLQALIDEKGWERRADLAEAYLVWGSYAYGAGEEGKAERGLFEERLRSVQAVIQNQDNREHDLLDSDDYYQFEGGMAAATEQLTGARPSIYHNDHSRPERPVIRSLEEEIGRVVRGRVVNPKWIAGVMRHGYKGAAEIAATVDYLFAFSATTGAVGEHHFDAVYQAFVADDGVRDFMIEKNPAAFDEMRERLLEAIDRSLWTPRSNSARFDLAARQQNEVNQ from the coding sequence ATGCATCTGCTTCTGGCTCAACAGGGAACGATCAGCGACGGCGAGGAGGCAATCGACCTCGGGCAGACGCCGGGCGATATCCTGTTCCTGTCGGCGGCCGACAGCGAGCTTGCCGCGATCGCAACCGCCCATCGCGAGCGCCGGGCGGGGCCTTCGCTCCGGCTCGCCAGCTTGCTGAGCCTCAAGCATCCGATGTCTGTTGATACCTATGTCGAGCGCACGGTGCGGCATGCGAAGCTGATCATCGTGCGTGCGCTCGGCGGCGCCAGCTATTTCCACTATGCGCTGGAGGCGCTGCATGCGGCAGCAGCGCGCGCCGGTGCGCTGATCGCGGTGCTGCCGGGCGACGCCAGGCCGGATGCGGGGCTGGTGCCTTTCTCCAACGTTGATCTCGACGATCTCAACGCGCTCTGGGCCTATCTGATCGAGGGCGGCGATGCCAACGCGCGGGCCTTTCTCGACTATGCCGAGGCGATGCTGTCTGGCGCCGAGAAGCCGGCGCCGGCTGTGCCTTTGATGAAGGCTGGCATCTGGTGGCCGGGGCGGGGACTGATCGGGGTTGAGGAGTGGCGGCGGATTGTTGCTTCGCTCCAGGGTGCGCCTTTGGGTGTGGCACCCCCCTCTGTCCTGCCGGACATCTCCCCCACAAGGGGGGAGATCAGGGATGAGAGGTCTCGCTCCATCTCCTCGGCCGAAGGCACGGTATCCTCCAACGTTTCTTTTGTGCGAAGCCCAAGCGACTTGCCGATCTCCCCCCTTGTGGGGGAGATGTCCGGCAGGACAGAGGGGGGTACTACGAACTCGACGCAACAGGCATCCCCCATCGTCGCCATCAGCTTCTACCGCGCCCTCGTCCAAAGCGGCGAGACCGGGCCGATCGAAGCTCTGATCGAAGCGCTGGTGACACTCGGCCTCCGCCCGCTGCCGGTCTTTGCCTATAGCCTCAAGGATCCGGTTTCCACAGGCATTCTCGAAAGCGTGTTTTCGACGCTGAAACCCGATGTCGTCATCAACACCACGGGCTTTGCCGTCTCGGCACCGGGTGCGGACCGGCAGGCGACGGTGCTGGAGGCGAATGAGGCGATCGTGTTGCAGGCGATCCTGTCGGCCTCGTCGAGGGAGGCATGGGCGGCTTCCTCGCAGGGCCTGTCGGCGCGCGATCTCGGCATGAACGTGGCGCTGCCTGAAGTCGATGGCCGGGTGCTGGCGCGGGCGATCTCCTTCAAGACGGCAGCGCGCTACGATGCTGCCGTCGAGACGAATATTGTCGCCAGCGAGCCGGATACCGGGCGGGTGCGCTATACGGCCGAGCTTGCCGCCAACTGGGCGCGGCTGCGGAAAACATCGGCCCATGACCGGCGCATCGCGCTCGTCATGGCGAATTATCCGAACCGGGACGGTCGACTTGGCAACGGCGTCGGCTTGGATACGCCGGCCGGGACCACTGAGGTGCTGAAGGCTATGCGGGCTGTGGGTTATCCGGTCGCCGAGATTCCCGCCGACGGCGATGCGCTGATCCGCCACCTGATGGAAGGGCCGACCAATTCCGGCTCCGATGGAAAGATCATCCGCGAGACGCTTTCCCTGAGTCTGTACAACAGCTTCCTGGAATCTCTTCCCGATAAGATTCAAGATGAGGTGAGAGCCCGCTGGGGCAATCCGCAAGACGATCCGTATTTTCGCGAGGGCGTCTTCGCCCTGCCTTTCGCGCGTTTCGGCGAGGTGCTTGTCGGCATCCAGCCGGCGCGCGGCTATAATATCGATCCGAAGGAAAGTTATCATTCGCCGGATCTCGTGCCGCCGCACGGTTATCTCGCCTTCTATGCTTTCCTGCGCCGCGAGTTCGGTGCCCATGCGATCATCCATATGGGCAAACACGGCAATCTGGAATGGCTGCCGGGTAAGGCGCTGGCGCTGTCGGAGACATGTTATCCGGAAGCGATTCTCGGGCCGTTGCCGCACCTCTATCCTTTCATCGTCAACGATCCGGGCGAGGGCACGCAGGCCAAGCGCCGCACTGCCGCCGTCATCATCGACCACCTGACACCGCCTTTGACGCGGGCCGAGAGCTACGGACCGCTCAAGGATCTGGAGGCGCTGGTCGACGAATATTACGAGGCCTCCGGCGGCGATCCCCGCCGCATTCGTCTGCTCAGCCGGCAGATCCTCGAGCTCGTTGCCGATATCGGCCTCGACCGGGATGCCGGGATTGCCAAGGGCGAAAGCGAGGGCGAGGCGCTGAAGAAGCTCGATGCCTATCTCTGCGACCTCAAGGAAATGCAGATCCGCGACGGGCTGCATGTCTTCGGTGTGTCGCCTGAGGGGCGGCTGCTGACCGACCTGACCGTGGCGCTGGCGCGGGTGCCGCGCGGGCTGGGCGAGGGTGGGGATGCGAGTTTGCACCGGGCGATTGCGGCGGATGCGGGCTTGGGCGGCGGCATGCGGGGGATACCCCCCTCTGTCCTCCCCGACATCTCCCCCACAAGGGGGGAGATCGGGGATGAGAGGCCTCGCTTAATCTCATGTGTCGCAGGTGCGGCATCTTCAAACGGTTCTTTTTCGGGAAGCCCAAGCGACTTGCCGATCTCCCCCCTTGTGGGGGAGATGTCCGGCAGGACAGAGGGGGGTGCCTCCATCTTCGACCCTCTCAACACCGAAATGGCCGCTCCCTGGACCGGTCCACGGCCCGCAATCCTCGCAGATATTCTCGATGCTCCATGGCGAACCAACGGAGACACTGTCGAGCGCATCGAACTGCTGGCGGCAAAGTTTGTTTCCGGTGAGATGGAATGCCCGACCCTCTGGTCCCAAACCAGATGTGTACTCTCCGAGATCGAAACCCGCCTCAAGCCCTCCATTCTGGCCTGCGGGCCGGCCGAAATCGCTGGCCTGCTCGCCGGCCTCGACGGCCGCTTCGTCGCGCCCGGCCCCTCTGGCGCACCGACGCGCGGGCGGCCCGATGTACTGCCGACCGGGCGGAATTTCTACTCCGTCGACAGCCGCGCCGTGCCGACGCCGGCCGCCTACGAGCTCGGCAAAAAATCGGCGGAGTTGCTGGTACGCCGCTATGTGCAGGATCACGGCGAATGGCCTGTCTCCTTCGGGTTGACGGCCTGGGGCACGTCAAACATGCGCACCGGCGGCGACGATATCGCCCAGGCCCTGGCGCTGATCGGCGTCAAGCCGCTCTGGGACATGAGTTCGCGGCGCGTCACCGGCTACGAGATCATTCCGCCGGCGATGCTCGGGCGGCCGCGCGTCGACGTGACGCTCCGCATTTCCGGCTTCTTCCGCGATGCCTTTCCCGAGCAGATTGCGCTGTTCGACAAGGCGATCCGCGCCGTCGGCGCGCTTGAAGAGGACGAAGCCGACAATCCCATCGCTGTGCGGATGCGCGGCGAGGCAGCTAGGCTTGCGGCCGCCGGCCTCGACGAGGTGTCGGCTAAACGGCGGGCAGGCTACCGTGTGTTCGGCTCGAAACCCGGCGCTTACGGCGCCGGATTGCAGGCGCTGATCGACGAGAAGGGTTGGGAACGGCGCGCCGATCTTGCCGAGGCCTATCTCGTCTGGGGCAGCTATGCCTATGGCGCCGGCGAGGAGGGCAAGGCCGAACGCGGCCTGTTCGAAGAACGGCTGCGCTCGGTGCAAGCCGTCATTCAGAACCAGGACAATCGTGAGCACGACCTGCTCGACAGCGACGATTATTACCAGTTCGAGGGCGGCATGGCCGCCGCCACAGAACAGCTCACCGGCGCACGGCCTTCGATCTATCACAACGACCATTCCAGGCCGGAGCGGCCGGTGATCCGCTCGCTGGAGGAGGAGATCGGCCGCGTCGTGCGAGGTCGCGTCGTCAATCCGAAATGGATCGCAGGCGTCATGCGCCACGGCTACAAGGGGGCGGCCGAGATCGCCGCCACCGTCGACTATCTCTTTGCCTTTTCGGCGACGACAGGGGCGGTCGGCGAACATCACTTCGATGCCGTCTACCAGGCCTTCGTCGCCGATGACGGCGTGCGCGATTTCATGATCGAGAAGAACCCTGCAGCATTCGACGAGATGAGGGAGCGGCTGCTTGAGGCGATCGACCGCAGCCTCTGGACGCCGCGCAGCAATTCGGCTCGGTTCGACCTGGCCGCCAGACAACAGAATGAGGTGAACCAATGA
- a CDS encoding cobalamin biosynthesis protein CobW (TIGRFAM: cobalamin biosynthesis protein CobW~PFAM: cobalamin synthesis protein P47K; cobalamin synthesis CobW domain protein~KEGG: rec:RHECIAT_CH0002593 cobalamin biosynthesis protein), protein MNQQKIPATVITGFLGAGKTTMIRNLLTNAGGKKIALIINEFGDLGVDGDVLKGCGAENCTEDDIIELTNGCICCTVADDFIPTMTKLLEREQRPDHIVIETSGLALPQPLVAAFNWPDIRTQVTVDGVITVVDSAAVAAGRFADDHDAVDARRAEDESLDHESPIEELFEDQLTCADLIVLNKTDLIDAAGLIRVRDEVASRTARKPVMIEARNGEVSAGILLGLGIGTEDDIANRKSHHELEHEDGAPHDHDEFDSFVVELGPVADPAGFIAALKTIISAHDVLRLKGFVDVSGKPMRLQLQAVGSRIDHYFDRAWGASEKRATRLVVIGLHEMDQDAVRAAIEALA, encoded by the coding sequence ATGAACCAGCAGAAGATCCCCGCAACCGTCATCACCGGCTTTCTCGGCGCCGGCAAGACGACGATGATCCGCAACCTGCTCACCAATGCCGGCGGCAAGAAGATTGCGTTGATCATCAACGAATTCGGCGATCTCGGCGTTGACGGCGATGTGCTGAAGGGCTGCGGTGCGGAGAATTGCACCGAGGACGATATCATCGAGCTGACCAATGGCTGCATCTGCTGCACCGTCGCCGATGACTTCATTCCGACGATGACCAAGCTGCTCGAGCGCGAACAGCGTCCTGACCATATCGTCATCGAGACTTCGGGGCTTGCCCTGCCGCAGCCGCTGGTCGCCGCCTTCAACTGGCCCGACATCCGCACGCAGGTGACCGTCGACGGCGTCATCACGGTGGTCGACAGCGCTGCGGTTGCCGCCGGCCGTTTCGCCGACGACCATGATGCCGTCGATGCGCGCCGTGCCGAGGATGAATCGCTCGATCACGAAAGCCCGATCGAGGAGCTGTTCGAGGACCAACTCACCTGCGCCGACCTCATCGTGCTCAACAAGACCGACCTGATCGATGCTGCCGGCCTTATCAGGGTGCGTGACGAGGTCGCCTCCCGCACCGCCCGCAAGCCTGTCATGATCGAGGCACGGAACGGCGAGGTGTCTGCCGGCATCCTGCTCGGCCTCGGCATCGGCACGGAGGACGATATCGCCAATCGCAAGTCGCATCACGAGTTGGAGCATGAGGACGGTGCGCCGCACGACCATGACGAATTCGACAGCTTCGTCGTCGAGCTCGGCCCGGTCGCCGATCCCGCCGGCTTCATCGCGGCGCTGAAGACGATCATATCAGCCCATGACGTGCTGCGTCTCAAGGGTTTCGTCGATGTCTCGGGCAAGCCGATGCGCCTGCAGCTCCAGGCCGTCGGCAGCCGCATCGACCATTATTTCGACCGCGCCTGGGGCGCGAGCGAAAAGCGCGCCACGCGCCTCGTCGTCATCGGCCTGCACGAAATGGATCAGGACGCGGTGAGGGCGGCGATCGAAGCGCTGGCGTAA
- a CDS encoding Adenosylcobinamide-phosphate guanylyltransferase (PFAM: cobalbumin biosynthesis protein~KEGG: rec:RHECIAT_CH0002594 CobP), with amino-acid sequence MTATFILGGVRSGKSRFAEDLVTAAGLDRHYLATGRAWDEEMQARIAQHKVDRGPSWTTHEEPLDLVGKLTAIDGPGRIVLIDCLTLWITNLMMEERNMAAEFAALADFLPAAKARLVFVSNEVGLGIVPDNRMARDFRDHAGRLHQSIAAKAAEVYFIAAGLPLKMKG; translated from the coding sequence ATGACTGCCACCTTCATCCTCGGCGGCGTACGCTCCGGCAAATCCCGTTTCGCCGAAGACCTCGTGACGGCCGCCGGACTCGACCGCCATTACCTTGCGACCGGCCGCGCATGGGACGAGGAGATGCAGGCGCGCATCGCCCAACACAAGGTCGACCGCGGTCCGTCCTGGACGACGCATGAGGAGCCGCTCGATCTTGTCGGCAAGCTCACCGCCATCGACGGACCGGGGCGCATCGTGCTGATCGACTGTCTGACGCTCTGGATCACCAATCTGATGATGGAGGAGCGGAACATGGCGGCGGAATTCGCCGCCCTTGCCGATTTCCTGCCCGCCGCGAAAGCGCGGCTCGTTTTCGTTTCCAATGAGGTCGGTCTCGGCATCGTGCCCGACAATCGCATGGCGCGGGATTTTCGCGATCATGCCGGCCGGCTGCACCAATCGATCGCGGCGAAGGCCGCCGAAGTCTATTTCATCGCGGCAGGCCTGCCGCTGAAAATGAAGGGTTAA